The following coding sequences lie in one Archaeoglobus neptunius genomic window:
- a CDS encoding oligosaccharide flippase family protein, translating into MSDVGEVARYSYLILAAFFIASVVNYLYQVVMGILLPRSDFGSLGVALSVLYIASVVTQNTFSWPATKFIAVNPENGARYFRTALVGNLILALAASFLIIHFGQIMLLVAASLLLTAIVNSYVSALRGFKMFLPIAVANTANPVVKILVAAALVIAGYGVLGALAGLVAAVAFSAAYLAIVARKIEFGKSSGWSFKMVRESASMSVTFLGIFFLVNGSIVMLKLSGFSDVVAGSFNAALTVSRAVFFLASALITVTFPYVSSESMGERLSFESLKYVILFAFPIALSMSSNPEAWLTVFFSNKYVDAGIFLRYLGLGVGFLSISTILASNLLALGKSRFTALSVAMAGIAYAVVSYSSDTLKISAFLLLVSVTLTIALTIYYAKNYYFKAGLTRITKLLCCYAVLSLLMTLRVEGRVVNLALIAAALLTYTILISITGLFDDRDVEFLLAPLPKTVRERAAVIVTKLNSLLR; encoded by the coding sequence GTGTCGGATGTTGGAGAGGTTGCAAGGTACAGCTATCTAATTCTGGCAGCTTTTTTTATTGCAAGTGTTGTTAACTATCTTTATCAGGTGGTAATGGGTATACTGCTTCCCAGGAGTGATTTCGGTTCGCTGGGAGTTGCTCTTTCCGTGCTGTACATAGCATCCGTTGTCACCCAGAATACCTTTTCGTGGCCTGCAACCAAGTTCATAGCCGTAAATCCAGAAAACGGTGCCAGATATTTCAGAACAGCATTGGTCGGCAATCTCATCCTTGCTCTCGCAGCATCTTTTTTAATAATACACTTCGGTCAGATAATGCTGCTCGTTGCTGCCTCACTTCTGCTGACTGCTATCGTTAACTCCTACGTCTCTGCTTTGCGAGGCTTCAAGATGTTCTTACCAATAGCTGTTGCAAACACCGCAAATCCTGTCGTAAAAATCCTTGTGGCTGCAGCCCTGGTTATCGCCGGATATGGTGTTTTAGGGGCCCTTGCAGGACTGGTGGCGGCCGTAGCATTCTCAGCAGCGTATCTGGCGATCGTGGCAAGAAAGATAGAATTCGGAAAATCATCAGGATGGAGCTTTAAAATGGTCAGGGAAAGTGCATCCATGTCAGTGACCTTTCTGGGAATTTTCTTTCTGGTTAACGGAAGCATTGTCATGCTGAAGCTTTCTGGTTTCAGCGATGTTGTGGCGGGCTCGTTCAATGCAGCTCTGACGGTATCCAGGGCTGTCTTTTTCCTGGCCTCCGCACTGATTACAGTCACATTTCCCTACGTTTCATCCGAGTCAATGGGAGAAAGGCTGTCTTTTGAGAGCCTGAAATATGTCATTTTATTTGCATTCCCGATAGCACTCTCGATGAGTTCGAATCCGGAAGCCTGGTTGACCGTATTCTTCTCAAACAAGTACGTTGACGCCGGGATTTTTCTGAGATATCTCGGTCTGGGAGTGGGATTCCTGAGCATTTCGACCATCCTCGCTTCAAATCTGCTTGCTCTCGGAAAGTCCAGATTTACGGCGCTCAGTGTGGCTATGGCAGGCATAGCTTACGCAGTGGTATCCTACAGCTCGGACACTCTCAAAATCTCCGCCTTTCTGCTGCTGGTATCGGTCACTCTTACAATCGCTTTAACGATATATTATGCCAAAAACTACTACTTCAAAGCCGGTCTAACGAGAATAACAAAGTTGCTGTGCTGCTACGCAGTGCTGAGTCTTCTGATGACGCTGAGGGTCGAGGGCAGAGTGGTCAACCTTGCTCTAATTGCTGCAGCCCTCCTTACCTACACGATCCTCATTTCGATAACCGGACTTTTTGATGACAGGGACGTTGAGTTTCTCCTTGCCCCACTTCCGAAAACGGTAAGAGAGAGAGCTGCCGTGATCGTAACTAAGCTGAATTCACTGCTTCGATGA
- a CDS encoding STT3 domain-containing protein, which produces MWLLAVIILATLLRLQNFRVFSLKLPAGYDPFYHLRLAEILVKSGYLPEFDYYLNYPHGLKIGWLPLFDYLLAAPGMLFGFDATVYFALVLPVVLGIISTILVYAIAKNFGDENFALLSALVYATIPAAVHTSVLGFADHHAWNMFLVLLAIYLLFRHPITAAAPLTILAFSWVGAPIYAAVLAFAVFLYFDEKKLFYSIPAFLIPVASVVVSHTLALSFVVIALFLAAGVLVKRFGDFRVELGYVAASALILAVLYLIPVKELSFIRAGMDYLLGANIYLPTIAEAQSFDLAGIMSLSGYLSFVLALPSLLTFRNQFFRALFFASFALAILQVRFVDVLAIPVAFFASSTLVYIFEKTEVIVREEGDEVKKKRGRKKPRKKEKLTLGDKVVVAVFLAFIFSPAITISIRPYELNKDWYDALKWLEANTDPTSYYLHPDSGKPEYSVLSWWDYGNWIVYVAKRPVVCNNFQAGAVDAARFFTAQSEEEALKVVKRRGVRYIITDEEMGLKNESGVYTGKFEAIMSIAGLHPEHMKKERILEFYNTSMFYRLHVENAENLKHFRLLKSFGKVKVFEVQ; this is translated from the coding sequence ATGTGGCTGCTGGCTGTGATCATATTGGCAACCCTGCTGAGACTTCAAAACTTTCGTGTCTTTTCTCTCAAGCTTCCTGCAGGTTACGATCCATTTTATCATCTCAGGCTTGCTGAGATCCTCGTTAAGTCAGGCTACCTACCTGAGTTTGACTACTACCTCAACTACCCTCACGGTTTGAAAATCGGCTGGCTACCACTTTTTGATTACCTTCTTGCCGCTCCAGGGATGCTGTTTGGCTTCGATGCCACCGTTTATTTTGCTCTGGTGCTGCCCGTGGTGCTTGGAATTATCAGCACCATTCTTGTTTATGCCATAGCGAAGAATTTTGGAGATGAAAATTTTGCACTGCTCTCCGCCCTCGTTTATGCAACAATTCCTGCAGCAGTTCATACGAGTGTTCTGGGGTTTGCAGATCATCACGCATGGAACATGTTTCTGGTGCTGCTCGCAATATATCTTCTGTTCAGGCATCCCATCACTGCTGCCGCACCTCTGACAATTCTGGCCTTCTCATGGGTAGGAGCGCCGATTTATGCTGCCGTTCTCGCATTTGCAGTATTCCTGTATTTTGATGAGAAAAAGCTGTTTTATTCCATACCAGCGTTCCTCATTCCAGTGGCATCTGTAGTTGTGAGCCACACTCTTGCCCTATCCTTTGTGGTAATCGCCCTCTTTCTTGCTGCCGGTGTACTTGTTAAAAGGTTCGGTGATTTCAGAGTGGAACTGGGTTATGTGGCTGCCAGCGCTCTGATACTGGCAGTTTTATACCTCATTCCTGTTAAGGAACTGAGCTTTATCAGGGCGGGTATGGACTACCTTCTCGGAGCGAACATATACCTCCCGACGATTGCTGAAGCACAGTCCTTTGATCTGGCAGGAATCATGTCACTCTCGGGGTATCTATCCTTTGTTCTGGCCCTTCCGTCACTGCTCACATTTAGAAATCAATTTTTCCGTGCACTTTTCTTTGCATCATTCGCTCTTGCCATCCTGCAGGTGAGGTTTGTTGATGTTCTGGCAATTCCCGTGGCTTTCTTTGCCTCTTCCACCCTCGTCTACATTTTCGAAAAGACTGAGGTAATTGTAAGGGAGGAGGGCGATGAAGTGAAGAAAAAAAGGGGGAGAAAAAAACCTCGAAAAAAGGAAAAGCTAACTCTTGGCGATAAGGTCGTGGTGGCAGTCTTCCTTGCCTTCATTTTCTCACCTGCAATTACAATTTCAATCAGGCCATATGAACTGAACAAGGATTGGTATGATGCGCTGAAATGGTTGGAGGCGAATACAGATCCCACGTCATACTACCTGCACCCTGACAGCGGTAAGCCAGAGTACTCCGTATTGAGCTGGTGGGACTATGGAAACTGGATAGTGTATGTTGCAAAAAGGCCGGTGGTGTGTAATAACTTTCAGGCAGGAGCTGTTGATGCGGCAAGGTTCTTCACCGCTCAGAGCGAAGAGGAGGCGCTCAAGGTTGTGAAAAGGAGAGGTGTTAGATATATCATCACGGACGAGGAGATGGGTCTAAAGAACGAGAGCGGAGTCTACACGGGCAAGTTTGAGGCAATAATGTCCATTGCGGGACTTCACCCTGAACACATGAAAAAAGAAAGAATTCTCGAATTTTACAATACCTCCATGTTCTACAGGTTACATGTGGAGAATGCTGAGAACTTAAAGCATTTCAGGCTCTTAAAGAGTTTCGGGAAGGTTAAAGTTTTTGAGGTGCAATAG
- a CDS encoding glycosyltransferase family 4 protein, giving the protein MRVLCVAPYFHPKPGGLERYVYEVCRRLAERHEIKVLCSNPSSQVFEVIGVGEGIKISNTPVSFRAARVFPELSRWCDVVYAHTPVPYFADMALLLKKKPSVVVYHSAFVTAAGTLAPLARIYRCLQPYIHSRAEISVAVSDFVKRAVKADFVVEPGVDINFFRPGPRKEDYLLFVGQLNRGHMWKGLDVLIEAASLSGERLVVVGEGNKREYYEKLSQVFNVSVEFTGVVGDSDLVKLYSSAKLLVLPSKSDLEAFGMVALEANACGTGVVGTRVGGIPCYIRDGKNGVLCNPSPRSLAEAIERAGKIYRKLGSTGRRIAERYTWESAAEKTEKILIEAVNSA; this is encoded by the coding sequence ATGCGAGTGCTGTGCGTTGCACCATATTTTCACCCTAAACCCGGAGGACTCGAAAGGTATGTATATGAAGTTTGTCGTAGATTGGCTGAGAGACACGAAATTAAAGTTTTGTGCAGCAATCCATCATCTCAGGTTTTTGAAGTTATAGGTGTGGGGGAAGGAATAAAAATTTCGAACACTCCCGTATCTTTTAGAGCGGCGAGAGTATTTCCAGAGCTCTCCAGGTGGTGTGATGTTGTGTACGCCCACACTCCGGTGCCCTATTTTGCGGATATGGCACTTCTGCTGAAAAAGAAGCCATCCGTCGTCGTATACCATTCTGCCTTTGTGACGGCCGCCGGAACTCTGGCCCCTCTTGCTAGGATTTACAGATGTTTACAGCCCTACATCCACTCCAGGGCAGAAATCAGCGTTGCAGTTTCAGATTTCGTAAAAAGAGCTGTTAAAGCGGATTTTGTCGTTGAGCCGGGAGTGGATATCAACTTTTTTAGACCCGGTCCCAGAAAAGAGGACTATTTGCTCTTTGTTGGTCAGCTAAACAGGGGACACATGTGGAAGGGACTGGACGTTCTTATAGAAGCTGCTTCACTGAGTGGGGAGAGGCTGGTGGTGGTTGGAGAAGGGAACAAAAGAGAATACTATGAAAAATTGAGCCAGGTGTTTAATGTTAGCGTCGAATTTACAGGTGTTGTAGGGGATTCAGACCTCGTCAAACTGTATTCGTCAGCAAAGTTACTTGTTCTCCCATCGAAATCGGATCTTGAGGCTTTTGGCATGGTGGCGCTGGAGGCAAATGCATGTGGAACCGGGGTGGTTGGAACGAGAGTTGGAGGCATACCCTGCTATATAAGAGATGGAAAAAACGGAGTGCTGTGTAACCCCTCACCAAGGAGCCTTGCCGAGGCAATTGAAAGGGCCGGTAAAATTTACAGAAAACTTGGCTCTACAGGAAGACGAATTGCGGAAAGGTATACCTGGGAGAGCGCTGCTGAAAAGACCGAGAAGATTCTCATCGAAGCAGTGAATTCAGCTTAG
- a CDS encoding DUF2283 domain-containing protein, which translates to MKVRYDPKADILYILIREGEISDSDEIDEGVWIEYDKDGKTAGIEIWNAGEKVIMKALKEIKKVSELDEAVLI; encoded by the coding sequence ATGAAAGTTAGATACGACCCTAAGGCTGATATCCTCTACATTCTCATCAGGGAAGGTGAGATCTCAGATAGTGATGAAATCGATGAAGGTGTCTGGATAGAGTATGACAAAGATGGTAAAACAGCAGGCATTGAAATATGGAATGCTGGCGAAAAAGTGATAATGAAGGCGTTAAAGGAGATTAAAAAAGTGTCAGAACTGGATGAGGCAGTGTTAATATAA
- a CDS encoding ArnT family glycosyltransferase codes for MLTVCWFISVLVPAFLLRFYQDEGLYLHVATRFFDILPPRPPLAFLMVHIISRMNSFLLLVWLSRITTAVFTLFNILLLYRLVRNKYNEKVGLISSIIFTMSFIILRYGSRYNLEPYALFFILLSIYAFEKQAFLSAISAGLSFAARSTALVYVPFYIVYSSRKRKNLAFIALIPVIATFGWIAYAKMSFSGRTPIEYNFDFTKLGISWILTSLSRGWLEFAIAYPLAFFGFLYSLKSEKNKDIFILTMPMILALSGVYGFLLNGAFERYTMIPLALMCITAGKPIADFMEKHGLKMRHLIAFLLVHLLILNAGVVALSEIGANSIYDFGFWYDVEVVNILNEKAQGEFVVGTPHGAFVNCTWKYAERKIAQAIALNPDWLVTFKAWVKVKPNNKLEVYEVGPYILIHSHPRGFIREYVETTNFGFNRLRK; via the coding sequence ATGCTCACTGTGTGTTGGTTTATATCAGTACTTGTACCAGCCTTCCTTCTTCGTTTTTACCAAGACGAGGGTCTTTACCTGCACGTGGCAACAAGGTTTTTCGACATACTCCCCCCCCGTCCACCTCTTGCCTTTTTGATGGTTCATATTATTTCTCGCATGAATTCGTTTTTATTACTTGTATGGTTATCAAGGATTACTACGGCAGTATTTACTCTCTTTAATATCCTACTTCTCTATCGCCTGGTTAGGAATAAATACAACGAGAAAGTTGGTTTAATATCTTCCATCATCTTTACGATGTCCTTTATAATTTTGCGTTATGGGAGCAGATACAATCTGGAACCGTATGCTCTCTTCTTTATCCTCCTTTCAATATACGCTTTTGAAAAGCAAGCTTTTCTCTCAGCAATCTCTGCTGGGCTATCTTTTGCTGCGAGGAGTACGGCGTTGGTATACGTCCCGTTTTACATAGTATATTCCTCTAGGAAGAGGAAAAACTTAGCTTTTATTGCTTTAATACCTGTAATTGCCACATTTGGTTGGATAGCTTATGCAAAAATGTCATTCTCAGGACGAACACCAATAGAGTATAACTTCGATTTCACAAAATTGGGCATCTCCTGGATCCTCACAAGCCTTTCAAGAGGATGGCTCGAATTCGCAATCGCCTACCCACTTGCATTTTTCGGATTCCTGTACTCTCTGAAATCTGAGAAAAATAAAGACATCTTCATTCTCACCATGCCCATGATTCTCGCCCTAAGCGGAGTCTACGGCTTCCTCCTCAACGGAGCCTTCGAACGCTACACCATGATCCCCCTCGCATTAATGTGCATAACTGCAGGCAAACCCATCGCTGATTTCATGGAGAAGCATGGTTTGAAAATGAGGCATCTTATTGCCTTCCTACTTGTCCACCTCCTCATTTTGAATGCGGGCGTCGTTGCCTTAAGCGAAATCGGAGCAAACAGCATCTACGACTTTGGATTCTGGTATGATGTCGAGGTTGTGAACATTCTGAACGAGAAGGCTCAGGGAGAGTTCGTCGTCGGCACACCCCACGGCGCATTCGTCAACTGCACGTGGAAGTATGCCGAGCGAAAAATCGCTCAGGCAATCGCCCTGAACCCCGACTGGCTTGTTACTTTCAAAGCATGGGTTAAAGTCAAGCCCAACAACAAACTCGAAGTTTATGAAGTCGGCCCTTACATACTTATCCATTCCCATCCACGGGGATTCATCAGGGAATATGTTGAGACAACGAATTTCGGGTTTAACAGATTGAGGAAATAA